Proteins encoded together in one Drosophila albomicans strain 15112-1751.03 chromosome 2R, ASM965048v2, whole genome shotgun sequence window:
- the LOC127565840 gene encoding uncharacterized protein LOC127565840, which produces MDSSIPISTSLNLHQLLGLVHQLPTYEGPPDNLERFISRVEQLLLLAGSVDKATCGQYLLGTIRDKIKGRADEALSVCDVLLSWDDIKSNLKRLYSSKKTEEMPVRELHTLPDGLSMGRLYFTATRIRSELMSLAREADPSGHSLASKHDQYDRFCLNTFLVGFKDPLRSAIRNQRPETIETYEYGQLELN; this is translated from the coding sequence ATGGATTCATCTATTCCTATAAGCACAAGCCTGAATCTACATCAATTACTAGGCCTTGTACATCAATTACCCACCTATGAAGGCCCACCTGACAATCTTGAGAGATTTATAAGTAGAGTAGAACAGCTACTATTGTTAGCCGGATCAGTGGACAAAGCAACATGCGGACAGTACTTGCTAGGAACTATCCGTGACAAAATTAAAGGCAGAGCAGACGAAGCACTGAGTGTCTGCGATGTACTCCTCAGTTGGGATGACATTAAATCAAATCTCAAGCGACTATACTCCAGCAAGAAGACAGAAGAAATGCCTGTTAGAGAGTTACATACTCTTCCGGATGGACTCAGTATGGGAAGATTATATTTCACAGCCACGAGAATAAGAAGTGAATTGATGTCACTGGCCAGAGAAGCAGACCCTAGTGGACACTCCCTCGCGTCCAAACATGACCAATATGACAGATTCTGCCTAAATACATTCCTAGTTGGATTTAAGGACCCACTTAGGTCAGCCATTAGAAACCAAAGGCCAGAGACGATCGAGACGTACGAGTACGGACAGCTTGAACTAAACTGA
- the LOC117573932 gene encoding piezo-type mechanosensitive ion channel component — MAELVLLTLVRLLLPFTLIFATLARPVGISLVYLSMFMVSPWLLQAKVKSHRALLNICLLISLILGGLFSVGHLALNFTNLIYDYLTMHAVVATTLRQIGFVRFTRLRAIAILHWILPDMMVAIVAVVVLIFMKISDKFKTSHTAKTRSTENLQHSEVNRLLIIEYIRSVLKTSPIFALVALFFAATIRPSLPGILYFMIFIVTGTYWALNRHYSGGLQFPLMIVGTVLSLHIICYCFYQLPIIHRFLDEESFWARAMAFEIPLKMYYRNKNGDILKFSDELKFDSYISPVAVMCAYFLVILKILQHRQYHTVFSQLKMKITHPSESTQNSENGRNEPSTLEQFFYMISDGTSFIYKNSYILLNVIMMIWSIIYHSWLTFVLLIWANVLWMIPNQRRSMMRSSFFVVLYADFLIIAQYIYGLNLNDSELPTKISGINLQQIGFSHPYNDGIQPCFPLFVKTSFLLIFWITSHQYFKEKADQKVHNDVLMQFFGVSFLRSDNTLFEKSRAHRAFIFIVESVSNLITRMWMWLLIFLIFLCAMIDKVMTGFRICYMSLFLLFLMAFQMSLHLWIKFLYGYWMFVIFYAMTILTIIYTYQFDYFDYYWENFLHVKTQLQSDIGLRRYRTKELFLHLLVPTLTVIFTVVQLHYFHHRFMASVRNPSGGRKQFSHFQFNPTIGSHLKSGQRKRTWIRILSIWGRKLRATYFRWFRPSKIFAWRFLEMHMIKAVTLAAFVCAIAEVCCFNLIFVILVLLSICWSPLMRRVIFRIITFWTSVLILMKMIYQIKYLDESHYEYNCNNVTVNFADWMGLRKTDQKWGSLLRYLAPYIVYLIVTTLHAVVKLRDHLIRLSLGEVRDPSILFPHTSRQDAERNFSGLLKYLLNYGYFKFGLEITFIALVSSIAHRRDVLAVTYVIWLIILLCLNRMQCARIWYIFQLYFVVSIFVQYLHLIHFPPNLCIAVDVQSINDTRPLEDIFNSVRSKLMLDFIVLMLISRQRRAFKAELHQMNNFVYPGGDNRNIVHNIAKLGHVYFKNPTHDFCSFVRNYSDVFKTVVFCSFLWITLAIVFMGGVCSMDMLSLGYLVFALVFLLQGSEVYLDNIHYIIWRWNLLIAFNVFNIALKVCIIVFGKMFAITHKQDYQSLFAVMEYDKTVPQPEVDKQQEENEGYYYGPNSLIFENMLVWHAIIFAFVIFQNRIFRSYYFCHIINDTQANTVLASRGAIIIENLHYKQIYDRREYEKKVLEKVKAKMEQIRANNVKNFIKIRARKAQSSATTQEEIEPKNEKTQTPGLLAQFRFSNIRTAAPKRRDLRLHPHAVRSGDYYMFDDQEDADEPIVNEEYDFLEKEEMHNRQMLAARKKNKGTDKASGYSSDSEIDFDTHPVVKLTNELVMLTTVRLNRLSRNYRFVHKVLSAEKKTLQDISTMNRLGLVNTAAMFSFLNQSLYEKQLDPINAPSGESTIKLMSKREDFTTLDHNQFVQLLISLYYAIIANTEVVSYLTVFVNQAANSSIISLPMAFLVLYWGALTLPRPTKTFWVTLITYTLAMILLKCILHQKIVLDYKLIKLAMTMDFELFIKHGKAVYDLLLLVVLFWHRYMLKKQGIWNIPTPDTDPLPRTTQDGKAFGKERPGEVMKRLREESGADPEDSANIDSKEFERDMDDLLRPGIDKYASANIESVYYRTTMRSLEHKGGLLSGIKKFFLALLHKARLSTDVYTLIFLCDFINFFVLLFGFPKFVYRRKYNTSVLETYIRGNKVPFCFLFMLVVQFATIVAERAIYLRKALVVKIVFHFFTVIGVHIWMFFLVPYVTAQSFGASAPVIFYLIKCLHMLLSAYQIRCGYPRRILGNVFTKSYSMVNYVAFKVYMEIPFLYILRTSLDWLCIDTTLTVMEWIKMEDIFQSVFIVRCYRQMDSDFPVMRGEPKAFYAKCLIGGTIILVLITFIWSPLFIFALVGTVGKANVPRRADISVTIGHYEPIYVSQSISGIHQFSNRDYNDLVKSFDRDIYATDHIMSYNAADITAVKFDANSVTLWNMSPPDKNRLLNDLKTGKKVDIRFRLSFNSGVTSDTIVHETTYTLTKDMETTREMLIKQLSEDNSNAKVIVPDILPKFITVEKKEVFVKFIKDYDGYHNRPIILQKKQAEGKMWWEARDYCDDKFYRNILSNLPLSNCDGGIVFYIFSDKSFPSTMSFVEKTGIIGLYTTCVYVVSRIIRSLIANNHRRIMFEDLPYVDRILKLCNDIYLVRETKEYRLEEDLYGKLLFLYRSPETLIKWTRFKDDLADSGSEAEHRGRDRFQGAPSEPSEDDEQRRQQRPNTPPPP; from the exons atggctGAACTTGTTTTACTTACTCTGGTGCGATTATTATTGccatttactttaatatttg CTACTTTGGCACGTCCTGTTGGCATATCCTTGGTGTATCTATCGATGTTCATGGTGTCACCTTGGCTATTGCAAGCTAAAGTGAAGTCGCATCGGGCATTGTTGAACATCTGCTTGTTAATTTCACTAATATTGGGTGGATTGTTTTCGGTTGGACATTTGGCACTAaactttacaaatttaatatacgaTTATTTGACGATGCATGCGGTCGTTGCAACTACTTTACGGCAAATTGGATTCGTTCGTTTTACTAGGTTACG cgcaattgcaattttacaTTGGATTTTACCAGACATGATGGtcgcaattgttgctgttgtcgtacttatttttatgaaaatttcgGATAAATTCAAAACTTCACATACAGCCAAAACACGGAGCACTGAAAACCTACAGCATTCTGAGGTGAATCGACTGCTGATAATTGAGTATATAAGATCGGTACTGAAAACAT CTCCAATTTTTGCCCTGGTTGCTCTCTTCTTTGCCGCCACTATAAGACCATCCTTGCCGGGAAtcttatattttatgatattcATAGTGACTGGCACATATTGGGCGCTAAATCGGCATTATAGCGGTGGCTTGCAGTTTCCGTTAATGATTGTTGGTACAGTTTTATCACTgcatataatttgttattgcttttatcAGCTGCCAATAATACATCGCTTTTTGGATGAAGAATCGTTTTGGGCAAGAGCAATGGCTTTCgaaattccattaaaaatgtactatCGAAATAAGAACGgcgatattttaaaatttagtgATGAATTAAAATTCGATTCATACATCAGTCCGGTTGCAGTGATGTGTGCCTATTTCCTAGTAATATTGAAAATCCTTCAGCATCGCCAATACCACACTGTATTCAgccaattgaaaatgaaaattacacaTCCATCAGAAAGTACTCAAAATTCTGAAAATGGCCGGAATGAACCATCAACATTAGAACAGTTCTTCTATATGATTTCTGACGGGACTTCGTTCATCTATAAGAACAGCTATATATTGCTGAACGTCATAATGATG ATCTGGTCCATCATTTATCACAGCTGGCTAACATTTGTACTGCTAATCTGGGCAAATGTGCTGTGGATGATTCCAAATCAACGACGTTCTATGATGCGATCTAGTTTCTTTGTTGTGTTGTATGCCGATTTTCTCATTATTGCACAGTATATATATGGCCTGAACTTGAATGATAGCGAGTTGCCTACTAAG ATAAGTGGAATAAATCTACAACAAATTGGATTTTCACATCCGTATAATGATGGAATACAGCCCTGCTTCCCGCTGTTTGTCAAAACATCATTCCTTCTTATTTTCTGGATAACGTCTcatcaatattttaaagagaAAGCTGATCAAAAGGTTCATAATGATGTTCTAATGCAATTTTTTGGAGTTTCATTTTTACGTTCGGATAACACATTGTTCGAAAAGTCGCGGGCACATCGTGCATTCATATTTATCGTTGAGagtgtttcaaatttaataacacGCATGTGGATGTGgctgttaatatttttaatatttctctgCGCGATGATCGATAAAGTGATGACTGGATTTCGAATTTGCTATATGTCTCTATTCCTGCTCTTTCTAATGGCCTTTCAGATGTCGCTACATCTTTGGATTAAGTTTCTATATGGGTATTGGATGTTCGTCATTTTCTACGCAATGACTATACTAACTATAATTTATACATATCAATTCGATTATTTTGATTACTATTGGGAGAACTTTCTCCATGTTAAGACTCAACt GCAAAGCGATATAGGGCTTCGACGATACCGTACAAAAGAGTTATTTCTACACTTGCTAGTGCCGACATTGACAGTTATCTTTACGGTCGTTCAACTTCATTATTTCCATCATCGTTTCATGGCCTCAGTACGAAATCCTTCGGGAGGAAGAAAACAGTTCtcgcattttcaatttaatccTACAATTGGAAGTCACCTTAAATCGGGTCAGCGCAAACGCACCTGGATAAGAATCTTGTCGATTTGGGGAAGAAAATTGCGCGCCACATATTTCCGTTGGTTCCGACccagcaaaatatttgcgtGGCGATTTCTTGAGATGCACATGATCAAGGCGGTGACATTGGCTGCCTTTGTGTGCGCTATTGCAGAGGTTTGCTGTTTTAATCTCATTTTTGTCATATTGGTATTACTGAGTATTTGCTGGAGTCCCTTAATGCGACGAGTCATTTTTCGCATTATCACATTTTGGACTTCTGTGCTCATCCTGATGAAAATGATCTACCAAATCAAATACTTGGACGAGTCACATTATGAATACAATTGT AATAACGTTACAGTCAATTTCGCTGATTGGATGGGTCTGCGTAAAACCGATCAAAAGTGGGGCTCACTATTACGGTACCTTGCACCTTATATCGTATACTTGATCGTCACAACATTGCATGCAGTTGTCAAATTGCGTGATCACTTAATACGACTCTCACTGGGCGAGGTAAGGGATCCATCGATTCTCTTTCCTCATACATCGCGACAAGATGCAGAACGTAATTTTTCGGGTCTATTGAAATACCTCTTAAATTATGGCTACTTTAAGTTTGGATTGGAAATAACGTTCATCGCCTTGGTGTCTTCAATTGCACACAGGCGTGATGTGTTGGCAGTTACCTATGTGATTTGGCTAATAATTTTGCTCTGCCTGAATAGAAtgcaatgcgctcgcatctgGTATATATTCCAACTATATTTCGTAGTCTCGATATTTGTGCAGTACTTGCATCTTATACACTTCCCTCCAAATCTGTGCATTG CTGTGGATGTGCAAAGTATCAACGATACCAGACCATTAGAGGATATCTTTAACTCTGTCAGGTCCAAACTGATGTTGGACTTCATTGTACTGATGCTAATATCAAGGCAACGCAGAGCATTCAAGGCAGAATTGCATCAAATGAATAATTTCGTATATCCCGGAGGCGATAATAGAAATATTGTCCATAATATTGCCAAGCTAGGACACGTTTACTTTAAGAATCCCACTCATGACTTTTGCTCCTTTGTGCGCAATTATTCGGATGTCTTCAAGACAGTCGTGTTCTGTAGCTTCCTTTGGATTACATTGGCAATTGTGTTTATGGGCGGCGTTTGTAGCATGGATATGCTTTCCTTAGGTTACCTTGTATTTGCTTTAGTGTTTCTACTGCAAGGCTCCGAAGTGTATTTGGACAACATCCATTACATTATCTGGCGCTGGAATTTATTGATTGCTTTCAATGTCTTTAATATTGCGCTTAAAGTATGCATCATTGTGTTTGGCAAGATGTTCGCCATCACACACAAGCAGGATTATCAAAGCTTATTCGCGGTTATGGAATACGATAAAACCGTGCCGCAGCCTGAAGTCGACAAGCAGCAGGAAGAAAACGAAGGATACTATTATGGTCCCAACAGTTTGATATTTGAGAACATGTTGGTGTGGCATGCAATCATCTTTGCTTTCGTCATCTTCCAGAATCGCATATTTCGATCCTACTATTTCTGTCATATCATTAATGACACGCAAGCTAACACGGTATTGGCCTCACg TGGTGCCATTATTATAGAGAATTTGCACTATAAGCAAATTTACGATCGTCGCGAGTACGAAAAGAAGGTACTCGAAAAAGTCAAGGCAAAGATGGAGCAGATCAGAGCCAATAACGTGAAAAATTTCATAA AAATACGTGCCAGGAAGGCGCAATCGAGTGCTACCACACAGGAAGAAATTGAACCCAAGAACGAAAAAACGCAGACTCCAGGCCTATTGGCACAATTCAGATTTTCTAATATACGTACAGCAGCACCAAAGCGCAGAGATTTGCGTCTCCATCCTCATGCAGTGCGTTCCGGAGATTATTACATGTTCGACGACCAAGAGGATGCCGACGAACCCATCGTGAATGAAGAGTACGATTTTCtggaaaaagaagaaatgcaCAACCGTCAAATGCTGGCA gcCAGAAAGAAGAACAAAGGCACTGATAAGGCCAGCGGATATAGCTCGGATTCAGAGATTGATTTCGATACTCATCCAGTGGTTAAACTAACGAATGAACTTGTAATGCTAACTACGGTTCGATTAAATCGGTTGTCCCGTAATTACCGATTCGTACACAAGGTTTTGTCGGCCGAAAAGAAGACTTTGCAGGACATAAGCACAATGAATCGTTTGGGATTAGTCAATACGGCAGCGATGTTTAGTTTCTTAAATCAATCGCTCTACGA AAAGCAATTAGATCCCATCAATGCTCCATCCGGAGAATCGACTATTAAGCTTATGTCGAAGAGAGAAGATTTCACAACCCTCGATCACAATCAATTTGTACAGTTGTTGATTTCATTGTATTATGCAATTATTGCCAATACCGAGGTGGTTAGCTACTTGACAGTGTTTGTAAATCAGGCGGCCAACTCCTCAATTATATCACTCCCAATGGCATTCCTTGTGCTCTACTGGGGAGCTCTAACATTGCCTCGTCCCACAAAGACATTCTGGGTTACCCTCATCACGTATACCCTGGCAATGATATTACTCAAGTGTATCTTGCATCAGAAAATCGTGCTAGACTACAAGCTTATTAAATTGGCTATGACAATGGACTTTGAGCTATTCATAAAGCATGGCAAGGCAGTTTACGATCTTTTGCTGTTGGTTGTTCTTTTCTGGCATCGCTATATGTTAAAGAAACAGGGCATCTGGAACATTCCGACGCCTGACACGGATCCATTACCACGCACTA CTCAAGATGGCAAAGCATTTGGCAAGGAAAGACCTGGCGAGGTTATGAAGCGCTTAAG gGAAGAGTCTGGAGCCGACCCTGAAGATTCAGCCAATATTGATAGCAAGGAGTTTGAACGTGACATGGATGATTTATTGCGACCTGGAATTGATAAATATGCTTCGGCAAACATTGAATCGGTCTACTACCGCACAACAATGAGAAGTTTAGA ACATAAGGGCGGTCTTTTGTCTGGTATCAAGAAATTCTTTCTAGCGTTACTTCACAAGGCACGGCTATCAACAGACGTATATACTTTGATATTCCTATgtgattttattaatttctttgtgCTACTTTTTGGATTTCCCAAGTTTGTG TATCGgcgaaaatataatacaagCGTGCTGGAAACCTATATACGGGGCAATAAGGTGCccttctgttttctgtttatGCTCGTCGTGCAATTCGCCACCATTGTAGCAGAACGTGCCATTTACTTGCGAAAAGCGCTGGTTGTCAAGAtcgtttttcatttctttacgGTTATTGGCGTACACATTTGGATGTTCTTCTTGGTGCCCTATGTGACTGCTCAGAGTTTCGGAGCATCTGCGCCAGTTATTTTCTATTTGATCAAATGCCTCCACATGCTGTTATCGGCATATCAAATACGTTGCGGCTACCCAAGGCGAATCTTAGGAAATGTCTTTACGAAAAGCTACTCGATGGTTAACTATGTTGCTTTTAAAGT CTATATGGAAATACCATTTTTGTACATATTGCGGACAAGTCTCGATTGGTTGTGCATTGATACGACACTAACGGTCATGGAATGGATTAAAATGGAAGACATATTTCAATCGGTGTTTATTGTGCGATGCTATCGGCAAATGGATTCTGATTTTCCAGTGATGCGGGGAGAACCAAAAGCATTCTATGCCAAATGTTTGATAGGTGGTACgattattttagttttgattACGTTTATTTGGAGTCCCCTATTTATATTTGCGCTCGTTGGAACTGTTGGCAAAGCAAACGTCCCTCGTCGAGCAGATATATCGGTTACAATTGGTCATTATGAACCAATTTACGTTTCACAGAGCATTTCGGGCATTCATCAGTTTTCCAATAGAGACTATAATGATCTTGTTAAAAGCTTCGATCGCGATATTTATGCCACCGATCATATAATGTCTTATAATGCTGCTGATATTACGGCAGTGAAATTTGATGCCAACTCGGTGACGTTGTGGAATATGTCGCCGCCTGATAAAAACCGGTTATTGAATGACTTAAAAACAG GCAAAAAAGTGGACATTCGATTTCGATTGTCGTTCAACTCTGGCGTAACGTCGGATACTATAGTGCACGAGACAACCTACACATTGACCAAGGACATGGAAACGACTCGCGAAATGTTAATCAAACAACTGTCCGAAGACAATAGCAATGCCAAAGTTATTGTGCCCGATATATTACCTAAATTTATAACAGTAGAAAAGAAAGAGGTCTTTGTAAAGTTCATCAAAGATTACGATG GCTATCACAATCGCCCAATAATATTGCAAAAGAAACAAGCCGAAGGAAAAATGTGGTGGGAAGCGCGCGATTATTGCGACGACAAGTTCTATAGgaatattttatcgaatctTCCACTCTCTAATTGTGATGGAGGCAttgtcttttatatttttagcgATAAGTCATTTCCCTCAACGATGAGTTTCGTAGAGAAAACTGG cattaTTGGACTGTATACTACTTGTGTGTACGTTGTTTCTCGTATTATTCGATCACTTATCGCCAACAATCATCGCCGAATAATGTTTGAAGACTTGCCTTATGTTGATCGAATACTGAAATTGTGCAACGACATTTATTTGGTGCGGGAGACTAAAGAATATCGTTTAGAAGAAGACTTGTATGGAAAACTGCTATTTCTCTATAGATCCCCCGAAACGCTTATTAAATGGACTCGCTTCAAGGATGATTTGGCAGATTCTGGCTCAGAAGCTGAACATCGTGGTCGTGATAGATTTCAAGGCGCTCCAAGCGAGCCTTCAGAGGATGACGAACAACGTAGACAACAGCGACCAAATACTCCGCCTCCTccttaa